One segment of Niveibacterium microcysteis DNA contains the following:
- a CDS encoding DUF2149 domain-containing protein: MKFLADHDSDDPILSVVNLIDVFLVIIAALLITVAQHPLNPFTLQDVTVIKNPGKPDMEIVMKQGEKLTRYEASGKIGGGDGEKAGVAYKMKDGSMVYVPEGEKP; encoded by the coding sequence ATGAAGTTTCTCGCCGACCACGACAGCGACGATCCGATCCTTTCGGTCGTGAACCTGATCGACGTGTTCCTCGTGATCATCGCCGCGCTGCTGATCACGGTGGCGCAGCATCCGCTCAACCCCTTCACGCTGCAGGACGTCACCGTGATCAAGAACCCCGGCAAGCCGGACATGGAGATCGTGATGAAACAGGGCGAAAAGCTCACCCGCTACGAAGCGAGCGGGAAGATCGGCGGCGGCGACGGCGAGAAGGCCGGCGTCGCCTACAAGATGAAAGACGGTTCGATGGTCTACGTACCGGAGGGCGAAAAACCATGA
- a CDS encoding MotA/TolQ/ExbB proton channel family protein encodes MQSTVLETLMYDIAQLFMLPVLILVAAAFLYAFWALGSFAMQTVQRVRNRPGAGPGYPLIAHVHAHHLHLRDDQELAAHKLMETDRIVTRVCPMLGLVATMIPMGPALKSLSDGQLAAVSQNLMIAFSAVILALIAASITFWIVNVRKRWLAEELQWLAAHPHAAIHVLAPTSAAVGAAA; translated from the coding sequence ATGCAGTCCACCGTCCTCGAAACCCTGATGTACGACATCGCGCAGCTCTTCATGCTGCCCGTCCTGATCCTCGTCGCCGCCGCGTTCCTCTACGCCTTCTGGGCCCTTGGCAGCTTCGCGATGCAAACCGTGCAGCGCGTCCGCAACCGGCCCGGTGCGGGCCCCGGCTATCCGCTGATCGCGCATGTGCACGCGCACCACCTGCATCTGCGCGACGACCAGGAGCTGGCCGCCCACAAACTGATGGAAACCGATCGCATCGTCACCCGCGTGTGCCCGATGCTGGGCCTGGTGGCGACCATGATTCCGATGGGGCCGGCGCTCAAGTCGCTCTCGGATGGCCAGCTCGCGGCGGTGAGCCAGAACCTGATGATCGCGTTCTCTGCAGTGATCCTGGCGCTGATCGCGGCGAGCATCACCTTCTGGATCGTCAACGTGCGCAAACGCTGGCTGGCCGAAGAACTGCAATGGCTCGCGGCGCATCCGCATGCGGCGATCCACGTGCTGGCGCCCACGTCAGCAGCAGTCGGGGCGGCGGCATGA
- the rpsD gene encoding 30S ribosomal protein S4, whose protein sequence is MSRFTGPRLKAMRAVGVELPGLSRKSIADRPHPPGQHSNRLRKKSGFGLQLQEKQKLRLNYGLSERQMRRVMSDAKRAQGSAGDKLAELLERRLDNAVFRAGFAPTIPAARQLVNHSHCLVNGRAVNIPSYRLRIGDVIALREKSRKHPVVQQSFAEPALTRPEWLNCDEVAHTATVAHLPALSDIPFPIEMQLVVEYYAQRL, encoded by the coding sequence ATGTCCCGTTTTACCGGCCCTCGCCTCAAAGCCATGCGTGCCGTCGGCGTCGAACTGCCCGGCCTGTCGCGCAAATCGATCGCCGATCGCCCGCACCCGCCCGGCCAGCATAGCAACCGCCTGCGCAAGAAATCGGGCTTCGGCCTGCAGTTGCAGGAAAAACAGAAGCTGCGCCTGAACTACGGCCTCTCGGAACGCCAGATGCGCCGCGTGATGAGCGATGCCAAGCGTGCGCAAGGTTCGGCCGGCGACAAGCTCGCCGAATTGCTCGAACGCCGGCTCGACAACGCGGTGTTCCGCGCCGGTTTCGCGCCCACGATTCCGGCGGCGCGCCAGCTGGTGAATCACTCGCATTGCCTGGTCAACGGTCGTGCGGTGAACATCCCCTCGTACCGCCTGCGGATCGGCGACGTGATCGCGCTGCGCGAAAAGAGCCGCAAGCACCCGGTGGTGCAGCAAAGCTTCGCGGAGCCCGCGCTCACCCGGCCCGAATGGCTCAACTGCGATGAGGTCGCCCACACCGCCACCGTGGCGCACTTGCCGGCGCTGAGCGACATCCCCTTCCCGATCGAGATGCAGCTGGTCGTCGAGTACTACGCACAGCGCTTGTAA
- a CDS encoding ChaN family lipoprotein — MTRTLLTALLAAVLAGGPITQALATQPDPATLAHAIAPYPLVLLGEVHDNPQVHQLRLDALRLRIAAGWRPALVMEHFDRERQADIDRARSEHPRDVDHLIEQAGDKRWPWPMLKPLLVLALDHDLPIIAANVSRADAGRAMREGLGAALPAEVLAAAGLPQRARPVLEDELVAGQQRSIDAGHCGQTPPDMLPGLVQAQVARDLFMAAQLRAQASRGAVLLAGNGHVRRDIGVPLWLADLPGVFAVSLGEDDSDAAKFDLNFTLPAVERDDPCAALAKPASR, encoded by the coding sequence ATGACACGCACCCTGCTCACCGCATTGCTCGCCGCCGTGCTCGCCGGCGGCCCCATCACGCAGGCACTCGCCACCCAGCCCGATCCGGCGACGCTGGCTCACGCCATTGCGCCCTACCCGCTGGTGCTGCTTGGCGAGGTACACGACAACCCGCAGGTGCACCAGCTCCGGCTCGATGCGCTGCGGCTGCGCATCGCCGCCGGCTGGCGCCCGGCGCTGGTGATGGAGCACTTCGACCGCGAGCGCCAGGCCGACATCGACCGCGCCCGTAGCGAGCACCCGCGCGACGTCGACCACCTGATCGAACAGGCTGGTGACAAACGCTGGCCCTGGCCGATGCTCAAACCCTTGCTCGTGCTGGCGCTTGATCACGACTTGCCGATCATCGCCGCCAACGTCTCGCGTGCCGATGCCGGCCGCGCGATGCGCGAGGGCCTTGGCGCGGCGCTGCCAGCCGAAGTCCTTGCCGCAGCCGGTCTGCCGCAGCGTGCACGCCCGGTCCTCGAGGATGAACTCGTCGCCGGCCAGCAGCGGTCCATCGACGCCGGCCACTGCGGCCAGACACCGCCGGACATGCTGCCTGGCCTGGTGCAGGCGCAAGTCGCGCGCGATCTGTTCATGGCCGCCCAGCTGCGCGCCCAAGCCAGCCGCGGCGCGGTGCTGCTGGCCGGCAACGGCCATGTGCGGCGCGATATCGGCGTGCCGCTCTGGCTGGCCGACCTGCCCGGCGTGTTCGCCGTGAGCCTTGGCGAAGACGATTCCGACGCCGCCAAGTTCGACCTCAACTTCACGCTGCCCGCCGTCGAGCGCGACGACCCCTGCGCCGCACTCGCCAAGCCCGCGAGCCGCTGA